The candidate division WOR-3 bacterium nucleotide sequence GCATAGCCCGACCCGTCATACTGCCAAACTTTTACTGAATCACAATAATCGGTATAAGTGGCCACCAGAACATCACCGTTACCATCGCCGGTAATATCACAGAGCACGGGCTGGGCATAGCTTATCCCGCCGCCAATAACACCGCCTGCAATATTGAGCTTTGGCCATCCTGGTTCATCATTACCGTCTTTGTCCCACACATAGACGGAATTAAAAGAGACCGCACATATTTCAATAACACCGTCATTGTCAATATCACCGACTGAAGGTGTTGAGACGCACATGTAATCAACCACTTTGGGCCAGCCGGCAAACGGCGTGCCATCGTGATGGAACACACGTACGCGTCCTTCAGGATAATATCTCTGGCCGAGGATGACCTCGAGGTCACCATCTCCGTCAATATCAAAAATGACGGCGGATTTGAAGCCACTGGTTTCGCCGACTATCTGAGGCCAGCCAGGTACGTTCGTGCCGTCATTGTGCCAAGCATACAATGTATTCGCCCGGCCCGGAACGATGATCTCCAAACCGGGAAAACTCGTATCTATGTCAGCAACTGCAGCCTTGGTTTGGATCTCTTCAATCCCGGTCTTTGGCCAACCCGTCAAGAGATTCCCCTGGTAATCCCAGATGTAGAATGCATTCGAAGTCGTACCCGTCAAGACCTCGCAATACCCGTCTTCATTAATATCCGCGAGGACAACACCGCTCGGTGCAAAGAAAGCGGCGGCCGGCATTTGTTTTGGCCACCCGGGCATCTGTTCTGGCGGCGTCCGCGCCGGGTATGTTTTATGATGAGACTGTTCACCGATCGTATAGGAATCATCGAGGTTTGTCCTGCTGATGTCGGCTTGTGTTGTCGAGAATACCAACAACAAAGACATTATAACTATACTCACTGGTTCCTCCCAGATGCCGGAGGGGGGATTTGAACCCCCATGCCCGAAGGCCTACGCCCCTCAAACGTATGTGTCTGCCAATTCCACCACCCCGGCAGTTGATGTTTGAATGTTAATAATACACATAAATCAGGCATTGTCAATTGTCTCCGGGAAAGAACCTGCAGCCTGCAGCAGAACAGGCGATGTTAAACAAACACTTGAATTCTAGCCTATTTATCCTATAATCACCATATGGTCAAGGTTATCGCAAGCCGAGATAAGAGAATCCCTCAAGGCGCAAGACTAACAACGATTAATGGCCATAAAATTGAAGACTTCCTCGAATTCCAGTTCTACAATGACTCCGATACGACCCGTCACATCGTGTTGGAGTACAATAGCACTCGAAAGAAGGTAACATACAGGCGGTGTCAGGAAATACCAGTTACGCTTGATACGCCACGCTACAGAGTGTGCACGAACAATTGCCATTTCTGTTTCATCAAGGGTCTGCCAGGATCTTTAAGAAAGGAACTCTACTTTAAGGACGATGACTACCGGCTTTCTTTCGTGTTCGGTAATTTCCTGAGCCTGACCAATATCAAACGCTCGGATATCTCAAGAATCGCTCGACTCAAACTTTCTCCACTCTATGTATCAGTGCATACTACAGACCCAGAATTGCGTGCCAGGCTCTTCAAGAATGAGAGAGCAGCCATGATCACGGAGCAATTGAAAGCACTTGGGAGTCATGGTGTGAAATTGCACTGCCAGATCGTAGTAATCCCTGGAATTACCGATGGAAGAAGTCTTCTCAAAACCATAGCTGAACTGTGGCAATTGTATCCGGCGGTCGCTTCGATCGGAATTGTACCGGTAGGAAAAACCAAATACATGAAAGGAATTCCACTTGTTTCGAAAAAAGAGAGCCGGTCGATCTTGAAAATTGTAAATATGTTACACCAGTATTTCCGGGGAATCACCCATCGCGGACTTGTGTACCTGGCAGACGAGTTTTACCTGAAGGCAGGTTATCCGATACCAGAAAGAGAATACTATGATGACTACCCTCAATACGAGAATGGAATCGGCATGGTCAGATCTTTCCTCGAAGAAATGAAGGGGATCAGAAGGCTCAAGAAATCGAAGGGCAGACATCTGATCCTGACCGGTGTCTCCGCCTATCCATATCTGGAGCGACTCAAAACTCGACTGGCCCCTGGCATCCGCATAGAAATCAACCCTGTCACAAACAGATTTCTCGGAAAAACCGTAACCGTTTCTGGACTGCTGTGTGCGGGTGATATAAACCGGCATATATCGGCTCATGGAAGTAAATTTGATCGCATAATCCTACCCCCAAATTGCGTAAACGACAAAGGTCAGTTTCTGGACGGCAAAACAATCACTGATAAACGCGCTTTCATATCTCCGAAGAGCCTGAAGGAGTTGATCTCGTGCCTATAATAGCAATAGTCGGACGGAAGAATGTAGGGAAATCCACGATTTTCAACCGGTTAACCGGCATGCGGTACAGTATCGTTTACAAGGAGCCGGGTGTCACCCGGGACCGTGTCTACGGCGAAGTTCAGTGGTGTGGCCGTTCGTTTGGGCTGATCGACACAGGCGGTTTCTTCCCCGATGAAGATTTTCCTCTCGCCACGAGCATACAAAATCAAATCGAAACTGCCCTTGAGGAAGCGGACATCATTTACTTCGTCGTTGACGGACGAAGTGGACTCAAGCCGATAGACGAAGAGATCAGCAGTGAATTAAGAAAAGTAAACAAACCGATCTTCCTTCTGGTCAATAAGATCGACGACAGGAAAATCAAACACAACGCCGCTGAATTCTACAGGCTAGGCCACAAGAAAATGTTCGTAGTGTCAGCCGAAGGAGGGATCGGGTTCGGAGACGTGCTGGAAGCCACCTTGAAACAGCTTCCTGCACCGCCAATATCAAAAAAGACGTCTTGCGTCAGGTTATTGATCATGGGAAGACCGAATTCCGGTAAATCGACCTTGCTCAACGCATTTCTGAGAAAAGAAAGAGCAATTGTCGATGTCAAACCGGGCACGACCAGAGATCCGGTCAATGCAAGAATTACCTTTAATGGAAATGACGTGGAAATAATCGACACAGCAGGCATCAGAAAACGCTCACGCATCAAAGAACCAATCGAATTCTATTCGGTAATGCGTGCTATCAATATGATCGAGCAAACTGATATCACGATTTTGATCTTCGACACTACGACAGGCATCGTCGATCAGGACCAAAGAATCGCGGAGCTGGTTCTCTCCAAGGCAAAAGGGTTGATAATAGCACCCAACAAAATCGATCTTATCGAACCCAATGAACAGCGGAAAATAATCCCCTCCACAATCAGGTCCATGCCCTACCTTGATTTCGTACCAGTGATCCCAATATCAGCAAAGACGCGTGCGAACGTCCCAGCGCTCATGCAAAAAGTCATGGATATGTACGAAGAAAGCAATAAAATAGCAGAACAGGGCACGCTCGACGACATTACCAAAGTGCTCAAGCCACCGCCAAGGGGCGAGATATTCATGCTCAGGCAGGTAGGTCATCGGCCGCCGGTGTTTCAGGTTACTCTCTCTTCACCAGCAAAAGAAAGTTATATAAAATACTTGAGACACGTGATAAGAAATTATCTTGGTTTTGCTGGCATACCGGTGCTCATAAGAACAAAGATCAGAAAGAAGTACAGGAGGAGATAAATTGATGGTGAAGTATTTTCTTTCGTTCCTGATCGGTCTGCTTTTTGGTATCGTGCCCTTCTCATACATGCTCGGGATGTTGCGTGGAGTGGACATTAGAAAAACGGGCAGCGGAAACATCGGCGCCACAAATCTGGGGCGTAATCTTGGGTTCCCATTCTTCGTATTGGGATTCCTGCTCGATGCCCTAAAAGGTGTAGTACCGGTTATCCTCAGCCAGTCGCTTCTTGATACCGGTACATTTGCCGGCGCCGGCGCGATACTCGGTCATATCTTCAACCCGTTCTTCGGTTTTCGAGGCGGTAAAGGGGTCGCTACGACAATCGGAGTTGCGGTATCTCTTGCAGCAAAATCATTTGGCCTCTCGCTCGGTATCTGGCTGCTGGTCTATCTTACTACAATGCTCGTATCGCTTGCCTCCCTGTGTTTTGCTGTCGCACTACCACTTTTTTCGTTCATCCTGCACGACGGAGCAGTAGCTGACCGTTTGCTTTTTATCCTTGTCGCCATCATGGTGTTCTTCGCACATCGACATAACATCGAACGTCTCCTTCGGGGTAGAGAACCCAAGACTGTACTATGGAGGAGAAAGTGAGGATCGGCATCTTGGGTTGCGGTAACTGGGGATCGGTATTCGGCATAATGCAGTACCTGAAAGGACACGAGATAAGAGTATGGGAATACAATAAAGAACGCGCCCGCCACGTTAGCACAACAAGAAATAACGAACCCTTCTTGACTGGCTACAGAATACCCGACAAGATCCAGGTCCACTGGGAACTCGAGAAAGCAGTCACCGAAGCTGATCTCAT carries:
- a CDS encoding DUF512 domain-containing protein; translation: MVKVIASRDKRIPQGARLTTINGHKIEDFLEFQFYNDSDTTRHIVLEYNSTRKKVTYRRCQEIPVTLDTPRYRVCTNNCHFCFIKGLPGSLRKELYFKDDDYRLSFVFGNFLSLTNIKRSDISRIARLKLSPLYVSVHTTDPELRARLFKNERAAMITEQLKALGSHGVKLHCQIVVIPGITDGRSLLKTIAELWQLYPAVASIGIVPVGKTKYMKGIPLVSKKESRSILKIVNMLHQYFRGITHRGLVYLADEFYLKAGYPIPEREYYDDYPQYENGIGMVRSFLEEMKGIRRLKKSKGRHLILTGVSAYPYLERLKTRLAPGIRIEINPVTNRFLGKTVTVSGLLCAGDINRHISAHGSKFDRIILPPNCVNDKGQFLDGKTITDKRAFISPKSLKELISCL
- the der gene encoding ribosome biogenesis GTPase Der, with the protein product MPIIAIVGRKNVGKSTIFNRLTGMRYSIVYKEPGVTRDRVYGEVQWCGRSFGLIDTGGFFPDEDFPLATSIQNQIETALEEADIIYFVVDGRSGLKPIDEEISSELRKVNKPIFLLVNKIDDRKIKHNAAEFYRLGHKKMFVVSAEGGIGFGDVLEATLKQLPAPPISKKTSCVRLLIMGRPNSGKSTLLNAFLRKERAIVDVKPGTTRDPVNARITFNGNDVEIIDTAGIRKRSRIKEPIEFYSVMRAINMIEQTDITILIFDTTTGIVDQDQRIAELVLSKAKGLIIAPNKIDLIEPNEQRKIIPSTIRSMPYLDFVPVIPISAKTRANVPALMQKVMDMYEESNKIAEQGTLDDITKVLKPPPRGEIFMLRQVGHRPPVFQVTLSSPAKESYIKYLRHVIRNYLGFAGIPVLIRTKIRKKYRRR
- the plsY gene encoding glycerol-3-phosphate 1-O-acyltransferase PlsY, which encodes MVKYFLSFLIGLLFGIVPFSYMLGMLRGVDIRKTGSGNIGATNLGRNLGFPFFVLGFLLDALKGVVPVILSQSLLDTGTFAGAGAILGHIFNPFFGFRGGKGVATTIGVAVSLAAKSFGLSLGIWLLVYLTTMLVSLASLCFAVALPLFSFILHDGAVADRLLFILVAIMVFFAHRHNIERLLRGREPKTVLWRRK